A stretch of the Bradyrhizobium sp. CCBAU 53351 genome encodes the following:
- a CDS encoding glycoside hydrolase family 75 protein, translated as MAISLGDLVPEFRSLVSELLQACAANGVTMVPTESVRTPAQQARYWRQSRSIIEINNAIATLRQNGASYLADVLQSVGPQNGDEVTKVLPGNSWHQWGEAVDCFWEVEGRAEWSTTRKINGINGYQVYAQEAKRLGLTAGLLWPRFKDAPHVQLRSDDNPISSGLTWPQIDQTMRERFGGAPAVANFGAEMLGVAPAHDPIRLAYSAPEGWQVYETTDVCAAVFRGRFAVDADGAPKAYHQNNAIALDFLANAGRPGNWWALVTDAHGVPRVQDNADPAPGYYVATTSLTNPGFPADRPSHYIDASTIPFVVLPGGRFRHFTSAKVLRLGDLGVAYNKLNGKLCFCQFAETGPADKIGEGSIALASSLGINADPKRGGLGTRDVIWTVFAGSGVGRGMSIAEINATAQPIFEQWGGMARMRSYEQL; from the coding sequence ATGGCCATTTCACTGGGCGACCTCGTCCCGGAATTCCGCTCGCTGGTCAGCGAGTTGCTTCAAGCCTGTGCGGCAAACGGCGTCACCATGGTGCCGACCGAAAGCGTCAGGACGCCGGCGCAGCAGGCGCGCTACTGGCGGCAATCGCGTTCGATCATCGAGATCAACAATGCGATCGCGACGCTTCGGCAAAACGGCGCGTCGTATCTTGCGGACGTGCTGCAGTCGGTCGGCCCCCAGAACGGAGACGAGGTGACCAAGGTCCTTCCGGGGAACAGCTGGCATCAATGGGGCGAGGCCGTCGACTGCTTCTGGGAGGTCGAGGGAAGAGCCGAATGGTCCACGACCAGGAAGATCAACGGCATCAACGGCTATCAGGTCTACGCCCAGGAAGCGAAGCGGCTCGGTCTGACCGCAGGCCTGCTCTGGCCGCGGTTCAAGGATGCGCCGCATGTTCAACTACGGTCCGACGACAATCCGATCTCGTCCGGTCTGACATGGCCGCAGATCGATCAAACCATGCGCGAACGCTTCGGCGGCGCGCCTGCCGTCGCCAATTTTGGTGCCGAAATGCTGGGGGTCGCGCCGGCGCACGACCCCATCCGGCTCGCCTATAGCGCTCCCGAGGGTTGGCAGGTCTACGAGACGACCGATGTCTGCGCGGCCGTCTTCCGCGGCCGCTTCGCGGTCGACGCAGACGGGGCGCCGAAGGCCTATCACCAGAACAACGCCATCGCGCTCGATTTCCTCGCGAACGCTGGACGGCCCGGAAACTGGTGGGCGCTCGTGACCGATGCGCACGGCGTTCCCAGGGTTCAGGACAATGCGGATCCGGCGCCCGGCTATTATGTCGCAACGACATCGCTGACCAACCCCGGTTTCCCTGCCGATCGGCCCAGCCACTACATCGATGCGAGCACCATTCCGTTCGTCGTCCTGCCCGGCGGCCGCTTCCGGCACTTCACCTCGGCGAAAGTGCTGCGGCTCGGCGACCTTGGAGTCGCCTACAACAAGCTGAACGGCAAGCTCTGCTTCTGTCAGTTTGCCGAGACGGGCCCGGCCGACAAGATCGGCGAAGGCTCGATCGCGCTGGCTTCCAGCCTCGGCATCAATGCCGATCCCAAGCGGGGCGGCCTCGGAACGCGAGACGTGATCTGGACGGTGTTCGCCGGTTCGGGCGTGGGCCGAGGAATGTCGATTGCGGAGATCAATGCGACGGCACAGCCCATCTTCGAGCAATGGGGCGGGATGGCGCGCATGCGGTCATACGAACAGCTCTGA
- a CDS encoding cysteine hydrolase family protein gives MLDLSKPTLGVISAEPEPIALDWSATALLIIDMQRDFMEPGGFGETLGNDVSQLARAVKPIGAVLAAARDTGMLVIHTREGHLPDLSDAPPAKIERGAPSLRIGDPGPMGRILIRGEAGHDIIPALYPLDSEVVIDKPGKGAFYATELGDVLERYGIENLLVCGVTTEVCVNTTVREANDRGYRCVVMSDGCASYFPEFHEMGLKMIKAQGGIFGWVTDSAAVLEAMRTSTTSGGRS, from the coding sequence ATGCTGGACTTGAGCAAGCCGACATTGGGCGTCATCAGCGCCGAGCCCGAGCCGATCGCACTCGACTGGTCCGCCACCGCGCTTCTGATTATCGACATGCAGCGCGACTTCATGGAGCCCGGTGGCTTCGGCGAGACGCTGGGCAACGACGTCAGCCAGCTGGCGCGCGCGGTGAAGCCGATCGGCGCGGTGCTGGCGGCGGCGCGCGACACCGGCATGCTGGTGATCCACACCCGCGAAGGCCATCTGCCCGATCTCTCCGATGCGCCGCCGGCGAAGATCGAGCGCGGCGCGCCGAGTCTTCGCATCGGCGATCCCGGCCCGATGGGCCGCATCCTCATTCGCGGCGAGGCCGGCCACGACATCATTCCCGCACTTTATCCGCTCGACAGCGAGGTCGTGATCGACAAGCCCGGCAAAGGCGCGTTCTACGCCACTGAGCTCGGCGACGTCCTGGAGAGATACGGTATCGAAAACCTGCTGGTGTGCGGCGTCACCACCGAAGTGTGCGTCAACACCACGGTGCGCGAGGCTAATGACCGCGGCTACCGCTGCGTCGTCATGTCGGACGGCTGCGCGTCCTACTTTCCCGAGTTTCACGAGATGGGCCTGAAGATGATCAAGGCCCAAGGCGGCATCTTCGGCTGGGTCACGGACTCGGCCGCAGTTCTGGAGGCAATGAGGACTTCGACCACATCAGGGGGACGATCATGA